The DNA region ATTCACAAGTACGTAACTTTACCCGCTACATTAAGGTCTTACAATTATGTCACAGGTCGAAAAATCTTTGTCAAATATAGAAATTAAACTCGAATTTTGCACTTGCACACATGGGTAGAGAGTGTCAAATTGACACTCATGAAATTCAATAATCGACTTATATTAGTTTTCTTGCTTAGCTTTTTAACGTTAGGTGCATGCAAAAAGTCAGACAACGGAAACGATGATACTATATTGGCACTGCTAATAGCACAATCGCAAACGGCAGTTCCTTGTTCAACAAGGTGTCATATGTTTTTAAGTTCTGCCGTATTAGGAAGTTTGGTGGGCGTTGGTGGAATTACAGGAGCAGACGCCTTATGCAATGGCGATACAAGTAGAGTGCGCGGAAAAACATACAAAGCCATGGTTGCAGTACCTGGAGTAAGAGAAGTTTTAGGTAATCCGACTGGAACACTTACATATACGGATTGGGTATTAAAGGCAAATACTTTTTATTCGAACAGCACAGATACTTCGAATACAACAGGTTCAACCACTACTTCGAATCGAATTTTTCGTGATTCCAATACCACCATGCAAATGAATTTTGCCCTAGGAACTAACGGAACACGTTTCTGGACAGGAATGACCATCACAGGGGGAAACCTCGCCAATGATGTAAATTGTAGTAACTGGACAAGTCTGAACGGAGGAGTTAATGGAGTAACAGGTGTAGTAGGAGCA from Leptospira limi includes:
- the len gene encoding Len family endostatin-like outer membrane lipoprotein, which translates into the protein MKFNNRLILVFLLSFLTLGACKKSDNGNDDTILALLIAQSQTAVPCSTRCHMFLSSAVLGSLVGVGGITGADALCNGDTSRVRGKTYKAMVAVPGVREVLGNPTGTLTYTDWVLKANTFYSNSTDTSNTTGSTTTSNRIFRDSNTTMQMNFALGTNGTRFWTGMTITGGNLANDVNCSNWTSLNGGVNGVTGVVGASTTTLVETTTDACNISKRVVCVEQ